In archaeon BMS3Bbin15, the genomic window ATATATCTGTGAGCACTCCTGTAATTATAAGAGTATCCACATTAAGGCCTCTGAGGGTTTTTTCTAAATCTGTGTTGTAAAAAGCAGAAAACCTCTTTTTAGTCACAACTATATCATACTCTCTTCTGTCAAGCTCATCAATAATTTCTGCTCCTTTGGTGCCTTCAACAGCATGCCTTCCCCACACATCAAACTCCTCGTCCATCTCATCGTGGGAATCACATATAAAAATTACGGGTTCATTTTTTCCTCTAAATTCTCTGATTTTCTCATTTATTGGACTTATTAGCTTTTTTGCCCCATTAACGGGAAGAGCACCATCTTTGTAAATAAAATCCTTGAGCATATCAATGACAAGAAGAGCACGCATAGCTTTATTATATCTAAAGAATAATAAAAAGATTGTGATACTATGGAGGATGTGATTATTATTGAAAGGTTGCTGTCGTATCTCAGAGATGACCTGGGTTATGGAGATATTACGACAGATAGCATTATAGGGGAAAATGATGCTGAAGCTGTGATTCTGGCAAAAGAAGCTGGGGTTCTTGCAGGTATGAAGGAAGCATTAATACTTCTTGAGCACATTGGTCTTGGCTTCAGCCAGAAGAAAGAAGATGGAGAAGTCTTTGGGAAGGGAGAGGTTTTGATTGAAATCTCGGGCAGGGCTAAAGCCATGCTTAATATTGAGAGAGTTCTTCTGAATATTCTTATGAAAATGAGTGGAATAGCAACAACAACAAAAAGAGCAGTGGAAATAGCAGACA contains:
- the yecD gene encoding isochorismatase family protein YecD, which produces MRALLVIDMLKDFIYKDGALPVNGAKKLISPINEKIREFRGKNEPVIFICDSHDEMDEEFDVWGRHAVEGTKGAEIIDELDRREYDIVVTKKRFSAFYNTDLEKTLRGLNVDTLIITGVLTDICVLHTAADAAMRGFKVIVPENCVATVDEEKQKWVLRHIKEVLGGRID